From Prionailurus viverrinus isolate Anna chromosome B2, UM_Priviv_1.0, whole genome shotgun sequence, the proteins below share one genomic window:
- the MYLIP gene encoding E3 ubiquitin-protein ligase MYLIP isoform X2, translating to MDGLAPYRLKLRVKFFVEPHLILQEQTRHIFFLHIKETLLAGHLQCSPEQAVELSALLAQTKFGDYNQNTAKYSYEELCAKELSSATLNSIVAKHKELEGTGQASAEYQVLQIVSTMENYGIEWHSVRDSEGQRLLIGVGPEGISICKDDFCPINRIAYPVVQMATQSGKNVYLTVTKESGNSVVLLFKMISTRAASGLYRAITETHAFYRCDTVTSAVMMQYSRDLKGHLASLFLNENINLGKKYVFDIKRTSKEVYDHARRALYNAGVVDLVSRSDPSPPNSPLQSSDSGLTCTSCEGLSCQQTRALQEKLRKLKEAMLCMVCCEEEINSAFCPCGHTVCCEGCAAQLQSCPVCRSRVEHVQHVYLPTHTSLLNLTVI from the exons GCATATCTTTTTCTTGCATATCAAGGAGACCCTCCTGGCCGGCCACCTCCAGTGTTCCCCGGAGCAGGCAGTGGAACTCAGCGCCCTCCTGGCCCAAACCAAGTTCGGAGACTATAATCAGAACACTGCCAAGTACAGCTACGAGGAGCTCTGTGCAAAGGAACTCTCCAGTGCCACCTTGAACAG CATTGTGGCAAAGCATAAGGAGCTGGAGGGGACCGGCCAGGCTTCTGCCGAATACCAGGTGTTACAAATCGTGTCCACGATGGAAAACTATGGCATAGAGTGGCATTCCGTGAGGGACAGCGAAGGGCAGAGACTCCTCATCGGGGTTGGACCTGAAGGAATCTCCATTTGCAAAGACGACTTTTGCCCAATTAATAG GATTGCTTACCCGGTGGTCCAGATGGCCACCCAGTCGGGGAAGAACGTGTACTTGACCGTCACCAAGGAGTCCGGAAACAGCGTCGTGCTCTTGTTCAAGATGATCAGCACCAGGGCCGCCAGCGGGCTCTACCGGGCGATAACGGAGACGCACGCTTTCTACAG GTGCGACACGGTGACCAGCGCCGTCATGATGCAGTACAGCCGAGACCTGAAGGGCCACTTGGCGTCTCTGTTTCTGAATGAGAATATCAACCTCGGCAAGAAGTACGTCTTCGATATCAAAAGAACGTCTAAGGAGGTGTACGACCACGCCAGGAGAGCCCTGTACAACGCCGGCGTCGTGGACCTCGTTTCGAGAAGCGACCCCAGCCCTCCGAACTCCCCGCTCCAGTCCTCGGACAGCGGCCTGACCTGCACCAGCTGTGAGGGCCTCAGCTGCCAGCAGACCAGGGCGCTCCAGGAGAAGCTGCGGAAGCTGAAGGAGGCCATGCTGTGCATGGTGTGCTGCGAGGAGGAGATCAACTCCGCCTTCTGCCCCTGCGGCCACACTGTGTGCTGTGAGGGCTGCGCCGCCCAGCTGCAG TCCTGTCCGGTCTGCAGGTCGCGGGTGGAACACGTGCAACACGTCTACCTACCGACCCACACCAGTCTCCTCAACCTCACCGTGATCTGA